Within Mytilus edulis chromosome 10, xbMytEdul2.2, whole genome shotgun sequence, the genomic segment CagagtttaacttttttttaggtTTTGCAGCAGGGCAAGAATATTCTCAATCAAGTTATTATGGTGGTCCAGGTAATATGCTATGTCTCCCAAACAATCCTGAACTAAGCAATAAAACAGCACCCGGTAATAGCTTATTGTATGGAACAGAGTACGAAAATGGAAACTTTTTTGTCAATGGTGCACAAGATGAAGATGTTCCGTGTGCACTATGCAGAAGCGCAAATACTTCGGCAACTATAATGATACCTGGCAGAACAACTTGTGATGGCGGCTGGAAAATGGAATATCATGGTATATTGGCATCTGGCGCTTACTCCCACAAATCATCATCCTATGTCTGCCTTGACAGTCATCCCGAATTTCTACAAGCTGGTAAAGATAATAAAAATGGTCATTTACTGTACGCTACCCGAACTAAGTGTGGATCTTTGGCCTGTCCTCCTTATGTAGAAAACATGGCTATAAACTGTGTTCTTTGTTCTAAATAAAGCATCAACataattgatttcatttttttttttttttaatttttatgcaatGGTTGAGTGACATTTGCCGATTTGTTTTGATATCTATTGAACGTTGGAAAGTCTTGcttcatttcttttttgttttgtcagaAAGCAGCGTGGAAGGAATTTCAGTGACATTAAATAACCGTGAAATTTTCGATATgttaatttaaatcaaaataaaattgagaatggaaattgggaacgtgtcaaagcgacaacaacctaaccatatagcagacaacagccgaaggcaaacaattggtcttcaatgaaacgagaaactcccgcacccggaggcgtccttcagctggcccctaaacaaatatgtatactagttaagtgataatggacgtcatactaaactccgagttatacacaagaaactaaaaaattaaaaatcatacaagactaacaaaggccagaggctcgacttgggacaggcgcaaaattgcggcggggttaaacatgtttttttttatatctcaaccctctccctatacctctagccaatgtagaaaaaaagtaTAGGAGAGGTCCGAGTCCGAtatcagaatatgaaacaaaagaaaatgaacaaaatgacaataatacataaataacaacagactgctAGCAGTTACAGGCTTGCCAGCTCCAGACGTCAATTAAACTGAtggaaagattatgtcttcatcatatgaatatcaggaacAATCCCTCCTTTgtggggtttagtattataccatcataaaatatatgagaagaacataacccgtgtcatgccaacaactggtttacgaataaatatatttaattccgatgcaaagaccctgtaaaagagggacgaaagataccagagggacagtcaaactcataagtgagtcaatattaaagccaaaatatgcaatctgtaatgacctgacaacagtatcgtaactatatcccttctttaaaggttttgttagctttcgaggtaaatactgacatttttatgctttgtaaagaatattaccagaaaagattggatgtgaaatacctgaacgtataagatgtctgcatgttgagttactagtatatttacgaattatttccttacaccaatgataaaatttagtaaatgttttgactagtttgtgatatcaaaaaccctggtgtaatagtttttcagtaatacataaattttctcgctaaaatctaattcGATGTTACATGCACGAGCAAGTCGTACAAGGTGAGATTAAACACCATAtgatgatgacaagggaacgtcaccatctaaaaatggataattaacgataggaaatgaaaaatcatctcttttatcataatttattatattaaacTTCCCGTtgatgatatagatatcaagatcgaggacaGGGCaatggtcattgttagtattagctttatttaaagtaagttcaacaggataactTTCATTAGTAAACATACTGAATCGAAGTCGACATTATTGaaagccaatatatcatccaaatatctaaaagtgttgttaaatttttgtatgaaatattgtttcgatgggtctttgctgattttagtcataaattgtaactcataaaactacaaaaacaggtccacaataagtggtgcacagttagtccccattggaattccaataacttgacgatatacggagtctccaaagcgaacaaaaaagttatcaagtaaaaattcaagctcAGATaaagtatcaaagcatgtccaattgacatagttcttgtgtttttgctactaaaaaattaccttaacagagtttgaacatatgttttctgactttttaaatgcctaattaattagggatgtgaattgtTTCTTAttgaatatgaggcaaagtggtatatagggtagaaaaatcaaaactttgaacagattcaaaatcaccaatatatgcatgcaatttatcaagtacttccaacgactttttgacactccaaaactaattaattccactattgtcaaaggccttatttgaagtatttattatcaggtttttgattgtaccaagtttactagtaagtagaatagacaatttagtggTGGAACAATgacttgaagatgaaataaatctatatttgtaaggtgttttgtgtagctgcgagagccagtacatagttgggattttcattgtatttggttctgcttgtacaGAAGTAGCTAAAAGGTGGTGTAtcttacagatgtcgttttctgaaaatgaagtcaattggaatgttggtgaattcgtgatttccttttgcagaacctcaatataaaatttacgtcaaaaaATTATGAtgttattagcagctttatcagccgggacaaaaacaaagtccttggctagttcttttagtttatgtttgatatgcGAAAGAGGGTTTTCATGgttgttgttaagagtaaaatgttctttaaaatgttgtatacgaatatcaactatcttcattactttttcccgttttacccatttcaaacaataagtacggagtgagtcgttgatgatattacgacaatCATTCTTATGAATAGTTCACGGGGGACGATATTTTGGTACTttctgaggaatgattttaactttcggtcgcgaacgatgttaaggtctcctctGATGACTTGGGAAATAAGACCATAAGtctattcggaattactgcaattacatgacatAGAACATTATAGTAttcctgtttaaaaaaacatttaaaaaatcttgTGCAGTTTTACTCTTTTTGAGAGATTTTATTCGGTCTTTTCATCAGGAACTAATTACCCTATGCCAGACAAAGGACTAAAACAACTTCGCAAAATCACATGGAATATTCAAAATCTATggtaacaaaaacatgaaaaacagaaCAGACAATAGCAACCCCAATAAAGTCAACGAACTTAATAATAGCAGTCGtcgtatctaaaaaaaaaaatgcgaaaacaaataacaataacccTAACAATTATTTGAAATTATCGCTCGAAACTGGATAGACACCACATGATTGGACACATGCTTATATTACAACAGTTTTCATAACATTACAACAAACTTAGAGCTATTAACTACAAGCCAATTTCACTGATTTGTATCTGGTATACGTTATTCAAAACACATCATTAATCATCTTGAGTGTATAGTATCCTGTACTATATCCAGCATGCATGGCTTTAGTCATTCTCAAACCTCCTATGTTAATTTCTCTCATTTAAGAACTTTCAACTACACAAAACTCCAAAACTAACATCATTATAGTTGCCTTTACTAAGCATTTGTTATGTACCACATGACACACTTCCATTTTAAACCCAATAAAGAACTTGTTAATTCAAGCGATATAAGTAACAGGTATACACCGAGGGATAGGTGTGTCTTCGTTCAAAAGTTTTACAAGTGAGTAGATTTTACAAATGTCAAAATAGCTGTTTTGCATATTCCCGTTAAATCCATGTGCTCAAATTAAATATGGTTTAGCAGGTCAAGTTTGAttctaattacaaaaaaaataaatatcatcatgATCCTTGTATGCAGTTGTCAATATTGTCGGGTATAAGGCGGACGACATTTTGAGTCAAGCGTTGAATTTGGTAGAAAAGACTAAATAGAAAGGCTATATTACACTTAGAAGTACTTATACCTGTTTAATTAAGGTAATCATAAATGTATCTTATATATGTAAcggttttattaaaaaaaagcccccccccccctattctAAGTAGATACTTAATATTTTTTCGCTATTGGAATTTccgaaaatatgtttttttttaaatctagaagCAATTTGTAGTGAACACTACTAGTAATTCCTTATGCTCATGCTATTTTCAAATAATCAATTTCTATTTTATGAATATCAATGGACTGTGTTTACGGGATGTGGAAGCAAAGGTTTGCAGAAATCTAAAATCCATTGTTATTCGAACCAATAGATCTATTCAATTTACACGTGTTTCAGAAAAAGAAACTATGAAGTAAAACAATAGAGCTGGGGTGTAATGCATATGTTATATTATCCACCAATGATCGATTTGTATCAAGTAAATGATTACGTTGAGTCTTAAGTATTAAAGAAGAGGGGTTATAGATATCAGAGGAGCATTcagactcataaatcgaaaataaactgaaaacgccaatgctaaaaaagaaaagaaaaagacaaaaagacaaataatagtacaaaagaaacaacacaaaaaacttaagactaagcaacacaaacgccaccaaaaactgtgggtaatatcaggtgctccgaaagggaaagcagatcctgcttcatatGTGGcatctgtcgtgttgctcatattattacaaacccggtaactaatataattcggtaggtcccattcgtgaaaagggaactggattgtagttatgacataaTGAGAATACctgatattatctgtgaaacggatattccataacgaccAACCTAGATGTGATGGCATTTGTATCTAGATGTCAGAAAATAGTTTCAGATACTATTTAtcttgaaaaaataaagaaaaagtgattgttttataaaaaaaatgaacagatttAGATGACAAAAGTGGCAGATAGAAAATATCAAAAGGCAGGTTCATATTTGATCGTAGAAGTCAGCGCATTTGACTACTACGatcaaacattaaaattatttatacGACCTTACTTTTGaggaacatttatttatttttcaaacctaTTATCCATCGTGAGCTACGATATTTTTATCTCGACTGACGCTTTCTAtatgaatttgttttaaaagcCTGTAAAAACTTTTACATGACACAATAACTCGAGATATTGCTTAGCTTTGTTCATACTAAACGACACGAGTTCTCATGGCAATCATAACACAAGAAAGTCGCTTGACCAGATTGGTATATGATTTACTACACTACACTGACGAAAATGATATTCCAGGCATTCTCCTCctcatagattttgaaaaagcttttgattctaTCTCCTGGATTTTCATAGAACAAGTTCTTGATTTTTTCAACTTTGGAAATTCCATAAAACActgtgttaaaacattttttacaaaTACCAATTCAAATCAATAGTAACGCAGAATAATTTTCTATCAGACTGTTTTACAATTGAAAGAGGTTGTAGACAAGGGGATAATCTATCCCCTTACATCTTTTTGTTATGTGCTGAAATTTTAGGAATTCTACTTAGAAAAAACGAAAATATTAAAGGTATTACTATTGAAGACTTAGAATTTTTATATCGaaatatgctgatgacaccacaCTTATTTTAGATGGTTCACCAAAATCCGTAGATGCACCTATTTGTGTCTAATAATTATATGCTAAATGGTCTGGTCTCAAGATGAATTAACAGAAAACAAAGGTAGTTTTGATTAGGAAAAATAATTATAGCCAAGATGCAATGTGTGTAAGTGTGGATTGAAGTGGGGGTCCAGCAGATTTACGCTCCTGGGTATTAAATATTTGGTCGACTTACAAGAAATGGAAACACTAAACTATGAACCCAAACTTAAAGCGATAGAAAGAACAACGATAAGTTGGTCAAACAAATACTTATCCCCAATTGGAAAAGTTACTATAATCAAAAgtcttaaaatttcaaagatcAACCACTTATTTTTAACTTTACCAAATCTTAACAATGGATTACTcaatcaatttattaaaaaaatattttattttattagggAAAGGGTAAACCAgacaaaattaaaagagaaacaaTTGCTCAAATATATGAACTGGGTGGACTTAACATGTTATATCTAAAACAATATACCAAAGGATTAAAACTAACTTGGATTATAAGAATAATTAAACAGACTAATAATTATTGTAAGTTACTATAAACttgttctgaaaaaagaaattaaatgaaTTACTCTATGTAGGTCCAAGAACACAAGTAAGAAATCCATTTTGGTGGGAAGTTTTTAATGCTTGGACTGAACTCCAAAGTAGCTATTAAGAACGAATATGATTTTATCGCATCTAATCTTTGGAATAATACACAAATTAAGATTTGTAATTAAATCCTTCTGTATAAAAAATGGACTGAAAAGTGAGTCTggctaataaataatttaaatgataatgatGGGCATTTACTGAACTgtcaggaatttaaaaaaaacatataatattgatACCAACTTTCTTGTATTTCAAGGAGTAATCTCACAAGTTAATTCTTATATGAAAAGTCTTAATATTTAATGTTATCATCTTATAAAGCCTAATGGGCCTATTATACCAGCTACTTTCTATatttatgaaatctacaaaaggaTCAATAGACATGTACAACGTTTTAAacgaaaaaataacaaatatcacatCACAGGAAAAGTGGTCCTTAATCCTAAATAGACAATATATTATTTGGAATAAAGTATATAGACTGCCAGTTTACATTACTAAAAATGCAAATTTACAGTGGCTCCAATACTGGATTAATCACAGAATTTTGGGAACAAATAAATTACTCTACAAAATTAAAGtttcacaaaataataaatgcactttCTGTACGGACTATAGAGCACATATTTTGGACATGTTCAAAAGTATTTGATGTTTGGGAAGAACTTAATAAATGCATATATTCAAAAGTCCAAATTGAACTACCACTTAATTTAGATATTGCCTTATTTGGTATATTaggaaaaaaaacagaaaaaaactacaTAATAAACCTCATAATATTATtaactaaatattatatatacaaaacaaaaatgcaatttGGACAggtaaatatcatgaatattgtagccttaaaattgtttttcagtaaaaatgtgtttattgaaaaaaataatattttataaaaataaaccattgcaAAGAGCGTTCTCCTGCTGGAACCCCTGGCTCCAACTAATAGAATGACTATACAAGTAAACTTTTGCGTAATAAAAATATCTACCCAATCCATGTACTATGGAATTACTTACtatgattaattatatatctagTTTTTGCCAATAAAcacacatttaatttttttaaagtggcttGAAACTTGAACAAATTATTCTAACCACTTTAAAAATTCTACAAACGAGATAAAACAGTGTACTGAAATCTGCAACAAAAATGTAAAGTAGGATGGGAATAAGTAAATAAAGCTTATTTTAAAATGAGTTAAGTGACAGATGACTTAGTTTGACATGAGgcttattgttttttatttttcaatttcccACAATTAATTTTTAGTATAAACATTTTTTagataaataaggccgttagttttctcttttgaattgttttacattgtcatttcgagaccttttataggtgactatgcgatatgggctttgttcattgttaaaggccatacggtgacctatagctgttaatttctgtgtcattttgatctcttgtggagagttgtctcattagcaatcataccacatcttcgtttttatatgCATGCTAAATGttggataattttattttacaaaaactatTGATAGCAATTTGACTTGTGTATTGGTTGTTTGTCCTGAGGACATATATCCTGtcaaaatacacacaaaaataatGGGAGAAATACTCTAAATAAGGCATCGTAAGCATATTTGAGTTAAAGAGATAGTACCAACCTCATGAATTGCAAATTAATCTTGAGAAACAATTACAGCCCTGTAGACAGGCTATGTGCAATTTGCTTGtgtgaatattcaaaagatggtACAATCAATTATTCTGATTAAGAAGATTCAAAGAGAAATGTCATGTCAATCAATGGACCACACAGAAAAACTTTGACGAAAATAAAGGTGTATATAAGGAGTCAACAACTCGCAGAGGATAGATTTAAATAGATAAAACACTACTAGTTTCGAGCGACTGAAAAGTGTTTTTCCTCTTCAGGTAAACGCAAACTTAAACCTTAAAAACCTGTGGTGTATAAATACGAAGAAAACTTAAAAAGCAGAATGATCTAAgtgaacataaatgaaaaattcATCAATTTGAGCATTAGGTGTTGGAACATTGGTTTTTCAGGGTTTTCTTCATTTATCAAGAGCTAGCACTAAATACTAGGCTTATGAAGCCCTCTGTGACTTATAGTTCATCATTTTCAGAAACGGTTTTTTTGATAATGTTTGCGTCAGAAGGCAACCAatacatatatattgacattAAAAAGATACGATGTGTCAAACGCCGCGAATGATCTATCATTGATCGTTAAAAGCCGTTTTGTTCCCGCTATAAGGGAACATGCAACAGTGTATAGTAAATCAAATGGTAACAATTATCAAACATGCAAATGTTTTTTAGGCGTAagtattctgattttttttaaataatagaacTCACCTTTTATAATTAGTTGTCTATcagatttatttaaaacattgttgtgacgtcattctattgttttaccCGTTCTTTATTTaagtgattggactatcatttacctgtaagaaactTTATGTTACCTTAAGCTGTCCAATATATTTAAGAATAGCCCTCCTCttattaaaaatattggacagctcaaggtagcataactgattcttaca encodes:
- the LOC139492737 gene encoding uncharacterized protein; this encodes MAIFTVLFSLWIVQIKLVNTVDEVQHKRLLLNDPDVINSRLVNLEKSMQDMVRLTQQQQIMQSTIAQLQTQNTNMQSTITHLQTELTHEKEKYAGFAAGQEYSQSSYYGGPGNMLCLPNNPELSNKTAPGNSLLYGTEYENGNFFVNGAQDEDVPCALCRSANTSATIMIPGRTTCDGGWKMEYHGILASGAYSHKSSSYVCLDSHPEFLQAGKDNKNGHLLYATRTKCGSLACPPYVENMAINCVLCSK